Proteins co-encoded in one Methanomicrobia archaeon genomic window:
- a CDS encoding type II toxin-antitoxin system HicB family antitoxin: MRRIIQVRVYKGDKYYVAECIDLPVVTQGKTLDEVAANITEAISLHLEGEDLAEWGILPEHSILVNFELPTAYAET; encoded by the coding sequence ATGCGAAGAATTATCCAGGTCAGAGTTTACAAAGGAGATAAGTACTACGTTGCCGAATGCATTGATTTACCGGTGGTGACGCAAGGAAAAACCTTGGATGAGGTCGCAGCTAATATAACGGAGGCTATCAGCTTGCACCTCGAAGGCGAAGATCTAGCAGAGTGGGGTATTCTTCCCGAGCATTCGATTCTGGTCAATTTTGAACTGCCGACTGCGTATGCCGAAACTTAA